One part of the Desulfovibrio sp. genome encodes these proteins:
- a CDS encoding M23 family metallopeptidase has product MRKRSLFSSVLGILVVALLVVGGYVFFKDLDGPVVDVTPNTGKVSPASVLKVRMKDPSGIRSISVGVRKNNILNVIYSKHFDKYIPEREVEVPMKDANLREGAFELEIRATDGSLAGFGQGNTRTVQLPMRLDTQPPRISVKTLPPNVRRGGTAVVRYTIDEEVSNSGVLVAGYFVPGYLQKDGSYICFFPFPYTMTARDYKNSVEITATDLAGNVTKSHLTVMTFERVFKSDSIEVTDNFLLAVESKLRDLAPDAANPLECYLYINNQVRNANVQALREIGHDSASAMLWSGAFERLPRSAPRAGFGDHRFFSYQGKPVGESYHLGFDLASVRNAEVPAANSGRVVFCGNLGIYGNLIVIDHGLGLMSLYSHLNDQLVKVGDVVQKGQIIAHTGSTGLAFGDHLHFGILVGGVEVTPLEWLDPKWIRDNVTGRIEASMAQQ; this is encoded by the coding sequence ATGCGTAAAAGAAGTTTGTTTTCATCGGTACTAGGTATTTTAGTGGTCGCCCTGCTGGTAGTTGGTGGCTACGTTTTTTTTAAGGATCTGGACGGCCCGGTTGTGGATGTGACGCCCAACACCGGCAAGGTTTCTCCTGCCAGCGTGCTCAAGGTGCGCATGAAGGACCCTTCCGGCATTCGCTCCATCTCGGTGGGCGTGCGCAAAAACAATATTCTTAATGTCATCTACAGCAAGCATTTTGACAAATACATTCCCGAGCGCGAGGTAGAAGTCCCCATGAAGGACGCCAACCTGCGCGAAGGGGCGTTTGAACTTGAAATACGCGCCACAGACGGCTCGCTTGCCGGTTTTGGTCAGGGTAACACCCGCACGGTTCAGCTGCCCATGCGCCTCGACACGCAGCCGCCGCGCATTTCTGTAAAAACCCTGCCCCCCAACGTTCGCCGTGGCGGTACCGCCGTGGTGCGCTACACCATTGACGAAGAAGTGAGCAACAGCGGTGTGCTGGTTGCAGGCTATTTTGTGCCCGGCTACCTGCAAAAAGACGGCAGCTATATCTGCTTTTTCCCCTTCCCCTACACCATGACGGCCCGCGATTATAAAAACAGCGTGGAAATCACCGCTACCGACCTTGCGGGCAACGTGACCAAAAGCCACCTGACTGTCATGACCTTTGAACGGGTATTTAAAAGTGACAGCATTGAAGTGACGGACAACTTCCTGCTGGCTGTTGAAAGCAAGCTGCGCGATCTGGCCCCTGACGCGGCCAACCCGCTGGAGTGCTACCTGTACATCAACAATCAGGTGCGCAACGCCAACGTGCAGGCCCTGCGCGAAATCGGACACGACTCTGCTTCGGCCATGCTGTGGAGCGGCGCGTTTGAACGCCTGCCCCGCTCTGCCCCGCGCGCCGGTTTTGGCGATCACCGTTTCTTCAGCTATCAAGGCAAGCCCGTGGGCGAATCATACCACTTGGGCTTTGACCTTGCCTCGGTGCGCAATGCAGAAGTGCCCGCCGCCAACAGCGGACGCGTGGTTTTCTGCGGCAACCTTGGCATTTATGGCAACCTGATTGTTATCGACCACGGCCTTGGGCTCATGTCGCTGTACTCGCACCTCAACGACCAGCTCGTCAAAGTTGGCGATGTTGTGCAGAAGGGGCAGATTATTGCCCACACCGGCAGCACGGGGCTTGCCTTTGGCGACCACCTGCATTTTGGCATACTTGTAGGCGGCGTGGAAGTTACCCCGCTTGAATGGCTTGACCCCAAGTGGATCCGCGACAATGTCACCGGCCGCATTGAGGCCTCAATGGCCCAACAGTAG
- a CDS encoding acyl-CoA dehydratase activase — protein MSPPLLYLGLDIGSTTVKLALLHADGAIAETRYCRHGTAVRATLASLLAEVSQLYPSATVRCAMTGSGALDLSNQLSILFVQELLATARAIAHGAPDTTVAVELGGEDAKLLYLGQDVELRMNESCAGGTGAFIDQMARLLSTDAGGLNDLASRHTTLYPIASRCGVFAKTDIVPLLNGGVSREDIAASIFQAVVEQTIGGLACGRPITGKVAFLGGPLHFLPELKTLFIKNLDLSPQHIAHLPHAQCTAAIGAAHCAISAEDSAQPHNLADLAVLAGSLSHTAKVSTDKILPGMFADSDEYARFCQRHATTSMLPGADISQARGPLYLGLDLGSTTVKAVLVDSEQRVLDSCYASNGGNPLQTLLPPLSDMLDRIPEGAWLSASGATGYGAHLAESALGVDSVLVETLAHFKAATRLVPEVSYVIDIGGQDMKCLKIDNGVISDVSLNEACSAGCGAFLESFARGLGLSMQEFVDISLYAAHPADLGSRCTVFMNSRVTQAQKDGLPIADIAAGLCYSVVRNALDKVLRIKNTAELGEHVVVQGGAFLNDALLCAMERTLGRHVHRPASSGLMGAYGAALEALEKSECTSLRSSITASLIRGLAMRTRSFRCRDCGNNCLLTETRFSHGSRHIAGNRCDRFSESRRGATVTAPNLIAWKNQRLFRYEPLSLESAPRGRLGIPRVLNVYAHYPFWFTLFTSLGFRVEVSPPTSRALFAAGLSSVPSQSVCYPAKLAHGHVLSLLESGIKSIFFPCIPREAQEFTEMCDSFSCPVACGYPQVVRENLPEIKDAGAVLHAPFVNLTHTASLVRNLCREFNLPRGEVRAAMRAARHEQAHYLRELRAEAEHIYSETLRNKGTMVVLAGRPYHTDPQVHHGLPDFIASLGAAVVSEDALPRSWISHRMNFTLRARNQWTYAARLYRAGLWACEADHGNARVELVQLTSFGCGIDAITADQMRELMRAHGKLYTLIKMDEGNALASARIRIRSLLAVSNGSKTKGQPSATTAMPVFSKRDAGTHTILVPQMAPLHLPFITEAIAGNSHTVRLLPTVSAEAVSLGQAYVNNDACYPAIVAIGQLLHTLRSDDLDPRRTALLLSQTCGPCRASNYPALLRKALQECGYDPIPVLTINSSGTESQPGLRPDKAMLWRMLLGMLAGDMLQRLSLFTGTYECTAGQTEDRVQHWLQTMSPVIRKGDETALRQLLPRLVRDFASIHTHLTPRPRVAVVGEILLTYHSDANNHIVEQIRQEGGEPLLPDFTNFMLYCLRDAVYDWRHQGGSAWSALGNSLVMRRIEGVRRYMRGALNTSPLSANVMPVAHIDDLARLGESVMSLGNSAGEGWLLPAEMLEFLEHGTSNILCLQPFGCLPNHVVGRGAFKAVRRQRSEANIMALDYDPGSSEANQLNRIRLFMAIAREKEKEREEAARHARHTYTGAGGYCPGDYWQ, from the coding sequence GTGTCTCCACCACTACTATACCTTGGTCTGGATATCGGCTCCACCACCGTCAAACTGGCGCTGCTGCACGCAGACGGCGCCATAGCCGAAACACGCTATTGCCGCCACGGCACGGCCGTTCGCGCCACACTGGCAAGCCTGCTTGCCGAAGTCTCCCAGCTCTATCCCTCCGCCACCGTGCGCTGTGCCATGACAGGCTCGGGCGCTCTTGATCTCAGTAATCAGCTCTCCATCCTGTTTGTGCAGGAACTGCTGGCAACCGCACGCGCCATTGCACACGGTGCACCCGACACTACTGTGGCCGTTGAGCTGGGTGGTGAAGACGCCAAGCTGCTCTACCTGGGGCAGGATGTGGAGCTGCGCATGAATGAATCGTGCGCAGGTGGCACTGGGGCCTTTATCGACCAGATGGCCCGCCTGCTCAGTACAGACGCGGGCGGTCTGAACGATCTGGCCTCGCGCCACACGACCCTGTACCCCATTGCCTCGCGCTGCGGCGTTTTTGCCAAGACCGATATCGTGCCCCTGCTCAACGGCGGGGTTTCGCGTGAAGATATCGCGGCTTCCATATTTCAGGCTGTGGTAGAACAGACCATAGGCGGTCTTGCCTGCGGCAGGCCCATTACGGGCAAGGTGGCCTTTCTGGGCGGGCCGCTGCACTTTTTGCCAGAGCTGAAAACGCTGTTCATCAAAAACCTCGACCTTTCACCCCAGCACATAGCCCATCTGCCTCATGCGCAGTGCACGGCGGCCATTGGCGCGGCCCACTGCGCCATTTCTGCCGAAGACTCGGCTCAGCCCCACAATCTGGCAGACCTGGCCGTGCTGGCGGGCAGCCTTTCACACACGGCCAAGGTGAGCACAGACAAGATACTGCCCGGCATGTTTGCCGACAGCGACGAATACGCACGCTTTTGCCAAAGGCACGCCACCACAAGCATGCTGCCCGGTGCCGACATCAGCCAGGCGCGCGGCCCGCTGTACCTTGGGCTGGATCTCGGTTCAACCACGGTCAAGGCAGTGCTGGTCGACAGCGAACAGCGCGTTCTTGATTCGTGCTATGCCTCCAACGGCGGCAACCCGTTGCAAACCCTGCTGCCGCCCCTGTCCGACATGCTCGACCGCATACCCGAAGGAGCGTGGCTTTCCGCATCCGGCGCTACCGGTTACGGAGCACATCTGGCAGAATCTGCCCTTGGTGTGGACAGCGTGCTGGTGGAAACTTTGGCGCACTTCAAGGCGGCCACACGGCTGGTTCCCGAGGTCAGCTACGTTATCGACATTGGCGGCCAGGACATGAAGTGCCTCAAGATCGATAACGGCGTCATCAGCGACGTGAGCCTCAACGAAGCCTGCTCTGCCGGTTGCGGCGCGTTTCTGGAAAGTTTTGCCCGTGGCCTTGGGTTGAGCATGCAGGAATTTGTTGATATTTCGCTGTATGCGGCGCACCCGGCCGACCTTGGCTCACGCTGCACGGTGTTCATGAATTCCCGGGTAACGCAGGCACAAAAAGACGGCCTGCCCATCGCCGACATTGCCGCCGGCCTGTGCTACTCTGTTGTGCGCAACGCTCTGGACAAGGTGCTGCGCATCAAGAACACGGCAGAGCTTGGCGAACATGTGGTGGTTCAGGGCGGGGCCTTTCTTAACGACGCCCTGCTCTGCGCCATGGAGCGTACCCTTGGCCGCCATGTGCACCGTCCGGCATCATCCGGCCTCATGGGGGCATACGGAGCGGCGCTTGAAGCGCTTGAGAAATCAGAATGTACAAGCCTTCGCTCGTCCATCACGGCCTCGCTCATACGCGGTCTGGCCATGCGCACGCGCAGCTTTCGCTGCCGCGACTGCGGCAACAACTGCCTGCTTACTGAAACGCGTTTTTCACACGGCTCGCGCCATATAGCGGGCAACAGGTGCGACAGGTTCAGCGAATCGCGACGCGGAGCAACCGTTACCGCACCCAACCTCATCGCCTGGAAAAACCAGCGGCTTTTCCGTTATGAACCGCTGTCGCTCGAGTCTGCCCCGCGCGGCAGGCTGGGTATCCCCAGAGTGCTCAATGTCTACGCGCACTATCCATTCTGGTTCACCCTGTTTACCTCGCTGGGCTTCAGGGTGGAGGTTTCGCCCCCCACCAGCCGGGCACTGTTTGCGGCGGGGCTGTCGTCCGTTCCATCGCAAAGTGTCTGTTACCCTGCCAAACTGGCGCACGGGCATGTGCTGTCGCTGCTTGAAAGCGGCATAAAGAGCATATTCTTTCCCTGCATACCTCGCGAGGCGCAGGAATTTACCGAAATGTGCGATTCCTTCTCCTGCCCGGTGGCCTGCGGCTACCCGCAGGTGGTGCGCGAAAACCTGCCCGAGATCAAGGATGCCGGGGCCGTGCTGCATGCGCCCTTTGTGAACCTGACCCACACGGCATCGCTGGTGCGCAACCTGTGCCGCGAATTCAACCTGCCCAGAGGCGAAGTGCGCGCCGCCATGCGTGCCGCCCGGCACGAGCAGGCACACTATCTGCGCGAGCTGCGTGCAGAGGCAGAGCACATCTATAGCGAAACCCTGCGCAACAAGGGCACCATGGTGGTGCTGGCGGGCCGTCCCTATCACACCGATCCGCAGGTGCACCACGGCCTGCCCGACTTTATCGCCTCGCTGGGCGCTGCCGTGGTGAGCGAGGACGCCCTGCCCCGCAGCTGGATAAGCCACCGCATGAACTTTACCCTGCGGGCGCGCAACCAGTGGACATACGCAGCGCGCCTTTATCGCGCTGGCCTGTGGGCCTGCGAGGCCGACCACGGTAATGCTCGGGTAGAGCTTGTGCAACTTACCTCGTTTGGCTGCGGCATTGATGCCATCACCGCCGACCAGATGCGCGAGCTCATGCGTGCCCACGGCAAGCTGTATACCCTTATCAAGATGGACGAGGGCAATGCGCTGGCCTCGGCGCGTATCCGCATACGTTCCCTGCTGGCGGTCAGCAACGGCAGCAAGACAAAAGGGCAACCCTCAGCCACAACTGCCATGCCTGTGTTCAGCAAGCGCGATGCGGGCACACACACCATTCTTGTGCCGCAAATGGCCCCCCTGCACCTGCCCTTCATAACCGAGGCCATTGCGGGCAACAGCCACACGGTGCGCCTGCTGCCCACCGTAAGCGCCGAAGCCGTTAGCCTTGGGCAGGCCTACGTGAACAATGACGCCTGCTACCCTGCCATCGTGGCCATAGGCCAGCTGCTGCACACTCTGCGCAGTGACGACCTTGATCCCCGCCGCACGGCCCTGCTGCTTTCGCAAACCTGCGGGCCGTGCCGGGCGAGCAATTATCCGGCTCTGCTGCGCAAGGCTCTGCAGGAATGCGGCTACGACCCCATTCCCGTGCTCACCATCAATTCATCCGGCACAGAGAGCCAGCCGGGCCTGCGGCCAGACAAGGCCATGCTCTGGCGCATGCTGCTTGGCATGCTTGCAGGAGACATGTTGCAGAGGCTATCGCTGTTTACCGGCACATATGAATGCACCGCTGGTCAGACAGAAGACCGCGTACAGCACTGGCTGCAGACCATGTCGCCAGTAATCCGCAAGGGGGATGAAACCGCCCTGCGGCAGCTGCTGCCGCGCCTTGTTCGCGACTTTGCCAGCATTCATACCCATCTGACGCCACGCCCCCGGGTCGCGGTGGTGGGTGAAATTCTGCTCACCTACCACTCGGATGCCAACAATCATATTGTTGAACAGATCAGGCAGGAGGGCGGCGAGCCCCTGCTGCCCGATTTTACCAACTTTATGCTCTACTGCCTGCGCGATGCAGTGTACGACTGGCGGCATCAGGGCGGCAGCGCATGGTCGGCCCTTGGCAACAGCCTGGTGATGCGGCGCATAGAAGGCGTGCGGCGTTACATGCGCGGTGCGCTCAACACCTCGCCTCTCAGCGCAAACGTCATGCCCGTGGCCCACATCGACGACCTTGCCCGACTTGGCGAAAGCGTTATGTCGCTTGGCAACAGCGCGGGTGAAGGCTGGCTGCTGCCCGCAGAAATGCTGGAATTTCTGGAACACGGAACCAGCAACATTCTGTGTCTGCAGCCCTTTGGCTGCCTGCCAAACCATGTGGTGGGACGCGGTGCGTTCAAGGCCGTGCGGCGTCAGCGTTCAGAGGCCAACATCATGGCGCTGGATTATGACCCCGGCAGCAGCGAGGCCAACCAGCTCAACCGCATACGCCTGTTTATGGCCATAGCCAGAGAAAAGGAAAAAGAAAGGGAAGAAGCCGCCCGCCATGCCCGGCATACCTACACTGGCGCGGGCGGATACTGCCCCGGAGATTACTGGCAATAA
- a CDS encoding protein-L-isoaspartate(D-aspartate) O-methyltransferase, giving the protein MVRDQLEARGINDPGVLGAMMAVPRHLFVQEALRSQAYEDTPLPIGYGQTISQPYIVALMTQLLEVQRGMRVLEIGTGSGYQAAVLATMGCTVFTVERMRELYQNTSCLLRQLGLRGIHMQRRDGTLGMPEAAPFDRIIVTAGGPEVPRPLVEQLDEGGIMLIPVGSKPRTQRLVRVCKEQGRVSSEDLGPVVFVDLVGDHGW; this is encoded by the coding sequence ATGGTGCGCGATCAGCTCGAAGCGCGCGGCATAAACGACCCCGGGGTGCTTGGGGCCATGATGGCCGTGCCGCGTCACCTTTTTGTGCAGGAAGCCCTGCGCTCTCAGGCCTACGAAGACACCCCCCTGCCCATCGGCTACGGGCAGACCATTTCACAGCCATATATCGTTGCCCTGATGACCCAGCTGCTTGAAGTGCAGCGGGGCATGCGGGTGCTTGAAATAGGCACGGGCTCTGGCTATCAGGCCGCAGTGCTTGCCACCATGGGCTGCACGGTATTTACCGTTGAGCGTATGCGCGAGTTGTATCAAAATACCTCGTGCCTCTTGCGACAACTGGGACTTAGGGGTATCCACATGCAGCGGCGTGACGGCACGCTTGGCATGCCCGAGGCCGCGCCATTTGACCGTATCATTGTCACAGCCGGCGGGCCGGAAGTGCCGCGCCCCCTTGTTGAACAGCTTGACGAGGGCGGCATAATGCTTATTCCCGTAGGGTCAAAGCCTCGTACTCAGCGCCTTGTGCGCGTGTGCAAGGAACAGGGGCGCGTTAGCAGCGAAGACCTGGGGCCGGTAGTTTTTGTGGATCTGGTGGGCGACCACGGCTGGTAG
- a CDS encoding transcriptional regulator, which translates to MVKWLILILAGYALYRLFANDLNKKRKESKQESAAETERKVAAGELVKDPECGAYVAVDGSVSVRDGDTVHRFCSYECRDKFLQRLQEGGRELPPREE; encoded by the coding sequence ATGGTAAAGTGGCTTATTCTGATTTTGGCGGGCTACGCCCTATATCGCCTTTTTGCCAATGATTTGAACAAGAAGAGAAAGGAAAGCAAGCAGGAAAGTGCCGCTGAAACCGAGCGCAAGGTTGCTGCTGGCGAGCTGGTGAAAGACCCGGAATGCGGCGCGTATGTTGCCGTTGACGGTTCTGTCTCTGTGCGCGACGGAGACACCGTGCACCGTTTTTGCAGCTACGAATGCCGGGACAAATTTTTGCAGCGCCTGCAGGAAGGCGGCAGGGAACTGCCCCCGCGCGAAGAATAG
- a CDS encoding Mrp/NBP35 family ATP-binding protein, translating into MGSCSSCSSASTCSSAKGNGGSGECNDPMAKQDRAIADCLGHIRHKIFVMSGKGGVGKSSVTVNTAAALARRGFKVGILDVDIHGPSVPNLLGLTSTVEIDEPTQLMIPAAYNENLSVISMDTFLQDKDQAILWRGPKKTSAIRQFIADVKWGELDFLLIDSPPGTGDEHMTVMQSIPDALCVVVTTPQEISLADVRKAINFLQYTNSNVLGVVENMSGLVCPHCHQEIDLFKKGGGEELAKRYGLKFLGAVPLDPTTVVAADKGIPVVYLEAESAAKEAFLNLADSIANAADGSLEALASSHR; encoded by the coding sequence ATGGGATCCTGTTCATCCTGTTCTTCTGCGTCTACTTGCTCGAGTGCAAAGGGCAATGGCGGCAGCGGAGAATGTAATGACCCTATGGCCAAGCAGGACCGCGCGATAGCCGACTGCTTGGGCCATATTCGCCACAAGATATTTGTTATGAGCGGCAAGGGCGGCGTGGGCAAAAGCTCTGTAACCGTCAATACTGCTGCGGCGCTGGCACGGCGCGGGTTCAAGGTCGGCATTCTTGATGTCGACATTCACGGCCCCAGCGTGCCCAATCTGCTTGGTCTTACCAGCACGGTTGAAATCGACGAACCCACCCAGCTGATGATTCCGGCGGCGTACAACGAAAACCTGTCGGTCATCTCCATGGATACGTTTCTGCAGGACAAGGACCAGGCCATTCTGTGGCGTGGGCCCAAAAAAACCTCGGCCATTCGCCAGTTTATTGCAGACGTGAAGTGGGGCGAACTGGATTTTCTGCTCATCGACTCCCCTCCAGGAACCGGCGACGAACACATGACTGTCATGCAGTCCATTCCTGATGCCCTGTGCGTGGTTGTGACCACCCCTCAGGAAATTTCTCTGGCAGACGTGCGCAAGGCCATCAACTTCTTGCAGTACACCAACTCCAACGTGCTTGGCGTGGTGGAAAACATGAGCGGTCTTGTGTGCCCCCACTGCCACCAGGAAATCGACCTGTTCAAGAAGGGCGGCGGCGAAGAGCTTGCCAAGCGCTACGGCCTCAAGTTTCTTGGTGCTGTGCCGCTCGATCCCACCACTGTGGTTGCGGCTGACAAAGGTATTCCTGTGGTGTACCTTGAAGCGGAGAGCGCGGCCAAGGAGGCCTTCCTTAACCTGGCAGATTCCATTGCCAACGCTGCCGACGGCAGCCTGGAAGCCCTTGCCAGCTCCCACCGCTAA
- a CDS encoding septum formation initiator family protein, whose product MFWRTFILVVLGLVNVVLFARMVWGPTGLIEYRELKHQYAELEKQIASLDAENLSLSREIRLLQSDSQYMEKVIRQRLHYVRDNEVLYLFGDVAKPGREQKP is encoded by the coding sequence ATGTTCTGGCGTACGTTCATTCTGGTTGTTCTGGGCCTTGTTAACGTGGTGCTCTTTGCACGCATGGTGTGGGGCCCCACAGGGCTTATCGAGTACCGCGAACTCAAGCACCAGTATGCCGAGCTTGAAAAGCAGATTGCAAGCCTTGATGCGGAAAACCTCTCTCTGAGCCGTGAAATTCGCCTTTTGCAGTCAGACAGCCAGTATATGGAAAAAGTCATTCGTCAGCGCCTCCATTATGTTCGCGACAACGAGGTGCTCTATCTTTTCGGCGACGTGGCGAAACCGGGGCGGGAGCAGAAACCATGA
- the pgsA gene encoding CDP-diacylglycerol--glycerol-3-phosphate 3-phosphatidyltransferase, giving the protein MLNLANKITLLRILMTPLVVLLLYFEGPVACILATLAFIFASLTDWADGYIARRSNMVTSMGKFLDPLADKVLICSVLIMFVKLGWAPAWVVIIIVCRELVVTGLRAIAIDEGIVLAADKFGKAKTVLQIFAIVPLTLHYPLWGMDLQPLGLGLLYTALVLAIVSGSNYCYDFYRNTRKQAG; this is encoded by the coding sequence ATGCTTAATCTTGCTAATAAAATTACACTGTTACGCATTTTAATGACCCCTCTGGTTGTTTTGCTGCTCTATTTTGAAGGGCCTGTCGCCTGTATTTTGGCTACACTGGCCTTTATTTTTGCCTCTCTCACCGACTGGGCAGACGGATATATCGCCCGCCGCTCCAACATGGTTACCAGCATGGGCAAGTTTCTTGACCCGCTGGCCGACAAGGTGCTGATCTGTTCGGTGCTGATCATGTTTGTGAAGCTTGGCTGGGCCCCTGCCTGGGTGGTCATTATTATAGTATGCCGCGAGCTTGTGGTTACAGGCCTGCGCGCCATTGCCATTGACGAGGGTATTGTTCTGGCTGCCGACAAGTTCGGTAAGGCAAAAACTGTGCTTCAGATTTTTGCCATTGTGCCGCTTACCCTGCATTACCCTCTGTGGGGCATGGATTTGCAGCCCCTCGGTCTGGGGCTGCTTTATACGGCTCTGGTGCTGGCCATTGTTTCAGGCTCGAACTATTGCTATGATTTTTACCGCAATACGCGTAAACAGGCAGGTTAA
- the folK gene encoding 2-amino-4-hydroxy-6-hydroxymethyldihydropteridine diphosphokinase yields MADQPVLRAYVSLGSNCESATAMLDAARSALAALPDMRMGAVSPVYRTEPQEYADQPWFHNQVVELLPGESWQPCSLVDALLDIEAMLGRVRSADPALRYGPRVIDADLLVFGQLRSTDPHCLVPHPRLTGRAFALRPLLDVAPRLEVDGVPVSQWLERLDCRVDGDRIFQ; encoded by the coding sequence ATGGCAGACCAGCCAGTATTGAGGGCCTATGTAAGCCTTGGCTCCAACTGTGAATCAGCGACGGCCATGCTTGATGCGGCCCGGTCCGCTCTTGCGGCTCTGCCGGATATGCGCATGGGCGCGGTATCGCCCGTTTATCGAACAGAACCGCAGGAATACGCCGATCAGCCATGGTTTCATAATCAGGTGGTTGAACTTTTGCCCGGCGAGAGCTGGCAGCCGTGCAGCCTTGTGGATGCGCTGCTGGACATTGAGGCAATGCTTGGGCGGGTACGCAGCGCAGACCCCGCCCTGCGCTACGGGCCTCGCGTGATTGATGCTGATCTGCTGGTTTTTGGACAGCTGCGCAGCACCGACCCACACTGTCTTGTGCCGCATCCACGCCTTACAGGCAGGGCTTTTGCCCTGCGTCCACTGCTTGATGTGGCCCCCCGGCTTGAGGTTGATGGAGTGCCAGTCAGTCAATGGTTAGAGCGGCTTGACTGCCGCGTGGATGGGGACAGAATTTTTCAGTGA
- the xerD gene encoding site-specific tyrosine recombinase XerD: MAQPRTKAPALASMLPLWQDFLLAQRGLSSNTVEAYGQDLESFFLYRQELAQGADPQTLRDPDEQEIFLYLAWLRARQNTGRTLARRLSALRAFFAFAVDEGRLKKNPAELLENPKLPQHLPEVLTREEMDALLAQPDLRDKSGKRDRCMLELLYAAGLRVSELCAMCVPDLDLQRGLVRVFGKGSKERLVPLHDQMQQMLAQYLASCRPDFTPSGSQLFVNRSGRSLTRQYVWKMVKKYALEAGIRRAISPHTFRHSFATHLLEGGADLRAVQMLLGHADISATEIYTHVQADRLRGIHHQFHPRSRQ; the protein is encoded by the coding sequence ATGGCACAACCACGCACCAAAGCCCCCGCCCTGGCATCCATGCTGCCCCTGTGGCAGGATTTTCTGCTGGCCCAGCGCGGGCTTTCTTCCAACACTGTTGAAGCCTACGGGCAGGATCTGGAAAGTTTTTTTCTGTACCGGCAGGAACTTGCGCAGGGGGCAGACCCGCAGACCCTGCGCGACCCCGACGAACAGGAAATTTTTTTGTACCTCGCGTGGTTGCGGGCGCGGCAGAACACAGGGCGCACCCTGGCCCGGAGGCTTTCGGCCCTGCGGGCGTTTTTTGCCTTTGCCGTTGATGAAGGCAGGCTGAAAAAAAATCCGGCAGAGCTGCTTGAAAACCCCAAGCTGCCCCAGCACCTGCCCGAGGTGCTCACCCGGGAAGAAATGGACGCCCTGCTGGCCCAGCCAGATCTGCGCGACAAAAGCGGCAAACGCGACCGCTGCATGCTCGAGCTCTTGTACGCCGCGGGCTTGCGCGTGTCTGAGCTGTGCGCCATGTGCGTACCCGATCTTGATTTGCAGCGCGGCCTGGTGCGCGTTTTCGGCAAGGGCTCAAAAGAAAGGCTTGTACCCCTGCACGACCAGATGCAGCAGATGCTGGCCCAGTACCTTGCCTCATGCAGGCCAGACTTCACACCCTCGGGCAGCCAGCTGTTTGTGAACCGCTCAGGCCGCAGCCTTACGCGGCAGTACGTGTGGAAGATGGTAAAAAAATACGCGCTCGAGGCGGGCATTCGCCGGGCCATTTCGCCGCACACGTTCAGGCATTCGTTTGCCACGCATCTGCTTGAAGGTGGCGCAGACCTGCGCGCCGTGCAGATGTTGCTTGGCCATGCCGACATAAGCGCCACCGAGATTTACACCCATGTGCAGGCTGACCGCCTGCGGGGCATACACCACCAATTCCATCCCCGGAGCCGCCAGTGA